In one window of Candidatus Avedoeria danica DNA:
- a CDS encoding aminoglycoside phosphotransferase family protein codes for MPTRLTAAILHPRLERVLARPAGTGWVLPVVELAARTWHGDHRPLGEALASALYGAAPTAVPVLLRRLAEVDEGPEGVRELAMLAELAPAGEDPPAGWKWIDAKAAAALDTPWARAAAELALASGTDGVPALRPPWARERTGWHAALLRWTDDALAAAGRRRQTALEPVKVWSLAAVYCAGTDAGTVYVKAATPAQPLFVDEATLTAALAERWPDRLPRVLAARPGDGWLLMADEGQPVWALPDLTDPQRRELAIAAARAHARLQVASVPAVADLLAAGCIDRRLPVLIDQLGPLLDDPLTAAYVAPERLDQLRLAQPTIRAALDRLAALDVPPAIVHGDLHLGNTLLRDGEPVFIDWTDACIGPAMMDLLTPHETKDLELAAGWRDAYLQEWSTLVPRAVLDDALALNDIVLPLHHAVSYRSILANLEPIERGDLAGALTELLGLLGDAAGLAQKR; via the coding sequence ATGCCTACCCGCCTGACCGCCGCCATCCTCCACCCGCGCCTCGAGCGCGTTCTGGCCCGGCCGGCGGGCACCGGGTGGGTGCTGCCCGTCGTCGAGTTGGCGGCGCGGACGTGGCATGGCGACCATCGCCCGCTCGGCGAGGCGCTGGCGTCGGCGCTGTATGGCGCGGCGCCCACGGCCGTGCCGGTTCTCCTGCGCCGACTGGCCGAGGTCGATGAGGGGCCTGAGGGTGTACGGGAGTTGGCCATGCTGGCCGAGCTTGCACCGGCCGGCGAAGATCCGCCGGCCGGCTGGAAGTGGATCGACGCAAAGGCGGCGGCTGCACTCGACACCCCTTGGGCGCGCGCGGCGGCCGAGCTGGCCCTGGCCAGCGGGACGGACGGCGTGCCGGCGCTCCGCCCGCCTTGGGCCCGCGAGCGCACCGGCTGGCACGCGGCCCTTCTCCGCTGGACGGACGACGCCCTGGCCGCGGCCGGCCGGCGGCGGCAGACGGCGTTGGAGCCGGTGAAGGTGTGGAGCCTGGCGGCGGTGTACTGCGCCGGGACGGACGCCGGGACGGTCTACGTCAAGGCTGCCACGCCGGCCCAACCGCTCTTCGTGGACGAGGCCACCCTCACGGCCGCGCTGGCCGAGCGCTGGCCGGATCGGCTGCCGCGCGTGCTGGCCGCCCGGCCCGGCGACGGCTGGCTGCTCATGGCGGACGAGGGCCAGCCGGTGTGGGCGCTCCCCGACCTGACCGACCCGCAGCGGCGCGAGCTGGCCATCGCCGCGGCGCGCGCCCATGCCCGGCTCCAGGTGGCCAGCGTCCCGGCGGTGGCCGACCTGTTGGCGGCGGGCTGCATCGATCGGCGGCTGCCCGTGCTGATCGACCAGCTCGGGCCGCTGCTCGACGACCCTTTGACGGCCGCCTACGTTGCGCCGGAACGTCTCGATCAGCTCCGGCTCGCGCAGCCGACGATCCGCGCGGCGCTCGACCGGCTGGCCGCGCTCGACGTGCCGCCGGCCATCGTCCACGGCGATCTGCACCTCGGGAACACGCTGCTGCGCGACGGCGAACCGGTGTTCATCGACTGGACGGACGCCTGCATCGGGCCGGCCATGATGGACCTCCTCACGCCGCACGAGACGAAGGATCTGGAGCTTGCCGCGGGCTGGCGGGATGCGTACTTGCAGGAGTGGTCGACGCTGGTGCCGCGAGCCGTGCTGGACGATGCCCTGGCGTTGAACGACATCGTCCTGCCCCTGCACCACGCCGTGTCGTACCGGTCCATCCTGGCGAACCTCGAGCCGATCGAGCGCGGTGACCTGGCGGGTGCGCTGACGGAGTTGCTCGGGCTGCTGGGCGACGCGGCGGGTCTGGCGCAAAAGCGCTGA